A stretch of the Panicum virgatum strain AP13 chromosome 9N, P.virgatum_v5, whole genome shotgun sequence genome encodes the following:
- the LOC120691955 gene encoding uncharacterized protein LOC120691955: protein MVAISPHLNAALPFLPTLRPRPRRLPPDAFAAHVSPQRTAVVALHGSRHCNPLARRFHGFENTISFWTEHNKQALFASGRDSPSTKQSSSRGDSSSSPDGPPVLTILAGVIVFLLVLWVIGSILTWIVGLVFGAAKS from the exons ATGGTCGCCATCTCCCCCCACCTCAACGCGGCCCTTCCGTTTCTGCCGACTCTGCGGCCACGCCCTCGCCGGCTTCCGCCGGACGCCTTCGCGGCCCACGTATCCCCTCAACGAACCGCTGTCGTCGCCCTCCATGGCTCCAG GCATTGCAATCCTTTAGCAAGAAGATTTCATGGGTTTGAGAATACAATAAGCTTCTGGACGGAGCACAACAAGCAAGCTCTATTTGCCTCAGGCAGGGATTCTCCAAGCACAAAACAGAGCAGCTCCCGTGGTGATAGCTCGAGTTCTCCAGATGGCCCACCTGTCCTTACTATCCTGGCAGGTGTCATTGTGTTCCTTCTTGTCCTTTGGGTGATTGGATCGATCCTTACCTGGATTGTGGGTTTGGTCTTTGGTGCTGCAAAATCTTAG
- the LOC120691954 gene encoding uncharacterized protein LOC120691954 — MATPQKKQPQGAVSVQHVAKASSDELLRKFADPDARHLAAVPPRRSLALRRKRSSRRVASGLSARDSDAAAAGATELAAPKRRRSIGGSADWRAELLLPTTTAAASARKAQARRGGASRLDDAAGIGLILAALERTWRKTVAGASKMFVERHRTNHVLLISDMV; from the exons ATGGCGACGCCGCAGAAGAAGCAGCCGCAGGGCGCGGTGTCGGTGCAGCACGTGGCGAAGGCGTCCTCGGACGAGCTCCTCCGCAAGTTCGCCGACCCGGACgcgcgccacctcgccgccgtcccgccccgccgcagcctcgcgctCCGCCGCAAGCGCTCGTCCCGGCGCGTGGCCTCGGGGCTCTCCGCGCGGGActccgacgccgcggcggcgggggccacGGAGCTGGCCGCGCCCAAGAGGCGGCGGAGCATCGGCGGGTCGGCGGACTGGAGGGCGGAGCTGCTCCTGCCGACCACCACGGCCGCGGCCTCCGCGCGGAAGGCTCAGGCACGCCGGGGCGGGGCCTCGCGGCTCGACGACGCCGCGGGCATCGGCCTCATCCTCGCCGCGCTGGAGCGG ACGTGGAGGAAGACGGTGGCGGGGGCGTCCAAGATGTTCGTGGAGAGGCACCGGACGAACCACGTCCTGCTCATCAGCGACATGGTCTGA
- the LOC120693040 gene encoding callose synthase 3-like isoform X1: protein MTSLSRTLSRAGLMQQPGPRRIMRTQTAVNLGEPMFDSEVVPSSLVEIAPILRVANEVEGANPRVAYLCRFYAFEKAHRLDPTSSGRGVRQFKTALLQRLERENEPTLMGRGQKSDAREIQTFYQQYYKKYIQALQNASDQVDRAQLTKAYQTAAVLFEVLKAVTQQHAVEVDHEILEAADKVKEKTKIYLPFNILPLDPDSGNQAIMKFPEIQAAASALRNTRGLPWPKNYEHKVNEDLLDWLQAMFGFQTDSVSNQREHLILLLANIHIRRNPKTDQQSKLDDNALNDVMKRLFKNYKKWCTYLGRKSSLWLPTIQQEMQQRKLLYMGLYLLIWGEAANLRFMPECICYIYHHMAFEMYGMLAGNVSALTGEYVKPAYGGEKEAFLRKVVTPIYHTIAKEAERSKREKGNHSEWRNYDDLNEYFWSADCFRLGWPMRADADFFYQPSNLADERNETTRVVRQKGKVNFVELRSFWHIFRSFDRLWSLFILALQVMIILAWNGGSLANIFDYVVFKKILSIFITSAILNLGQATLDIIFNWKARRTMEFAVKLRYFLKFTMAALWVVLLPVTYAYTWENPTGIIRAIKSWFGNGQNHPPLFVISVVMYLSPSMLSAILFLLPFLRRKLESSDFKLVRLIMWWSQPRLFVGRGMHESAFSLFMYTMFWIALLLTKFAFSYYVEIKPLVEPTKDIMKSPIHTYRWHEFFPREKSNIGVVIALWAPIILVYFMDTQIWYTIFSTLLGGIYGAFQRLGEIRTLGMLRSRFDSIPLAFNSCLIPVETSDAKRKKGLKSYLHNRFKEMEHADKENIAARFAQMWNEIVTSFREEDLINNREKELLLVPYVSDQALGVVQWPPFLLASKIPIAVAMAKDSNGKDRDLKKRLDNDYYFSCAIEECYKSFKNIINGLVQGEPEKRVISKIFEEVDKCIAEDKVITDLNMRALPDLYNKFVELVNYLEKNDEKDRSAVIKIFQDMLEILTRDIFEDQLSIVESNHGGSYRRNEDTTTWDQEYQLFQPSGAIKFPLKVTDTDAWLEKIKRLELLLTVKESAMDVPSNLEARRRLTFFTNSLFMDMPDAPKVRNMLSFSALTPYYNEPVLFSIKELEEENEDGVSTLFYLQKIYPDEWKNFQERVGWEEELKESEELMEELRLWASYRGQTLARTVRGMMYYRKALILEAFLDMAKREDLMEGYKAAESVTDEQWKIHQRSLFAQCEAVADMKFTYVVSCQQYGNDKRAALSSAQDILQLMRNYSSLRVAYIDEVEEVGDKKMETAYYSTLVKVALTKDSESVDPVQNLDQVIYRIKLPGPAMLGEGKPENQNHAIIFTRGEGLQTIDMNQDNYMEEALKMRNLLQEFLKEHGVRRPSILGVREHIFTGSVSSLAWFMSNQEHSFVTIGQRLLANPLKVRFHYGHPDVFDRLFHLTRGGVSKASKSINLSEDIFAGYNSTLRGGNVTHHEYVQVGKGRDVGLNQISKFEAKVANGNGEQTLSRDIYRLGHRFDFFRMLSCYFTTVGFYFSTLLTVVTVYVFLYGRLYLALSGLEVGLSHGRFIHNHPLQVALASQSLVQLGFLMALPMMMEIGLERGFGKALSEFIMMNLQLAAVFFTFSLGTKTHYYGRMLLHGGAQYRGTGRGFVVFHAKFAENYRLYSRSHFVKGIELMILLIIYQLFGQSYRSTIAYIFITFCMWFLVLTWLFAPFLFNPSGFEWAKIVDDWSDWNKWISNRGGIGVSPDKSWESWWEMEQEHLKYSGTIGIFLEIILAVRFFIYQYGLIYHLHITGNNKSILVYLISWLVIVVVLLVMKTVSVGRQRFSADFQLFFRLIKFLIFVSFTAVLIVLIVLFQMTLQDIFVCFLAFLPTGWGILLIAQACKPLARQVGLWGSVRALARAYEIIMGVLLFTPITIFAWFPFVSEFQTRMLFNQAFSRGLQISRILGGQKKERSSRNKD, encoded by the exons ATGACGTCCTTGTCACGAACGCTGTCCCGGGCGGGGCTGATGCAGCAGCCAGGGCCTCGACGCATCATGAGGACACAGACCGCTGTGAACCTTGGTGAGCCCATGTTTGACAGTGAGGTGGTGCCATCATCGCTTGTTGAGATTGCGCCCATTCTCCGTGTTGCCAATGAGGTTGAGGGGGCCAACCCCCGCGTCGCCTATCTCT GTCGTTTCTATGCATTCGAAAAGGCTCACAGGTTAGATCCGACTTCAAGTGGTCGTGGTGTCCGACAATTCAAGACAGCTCTCTTACAACGGCTTGAAAGG GAGAATGAGCCCACCTTGATGGGAAGGGGACAGAAAAGTGACGCACGGGAAATACAGACATTCTATCAACAGTACTACAAGAAATATATTCAAGCACTTCAGAATGCTTCTGACCAAGTAGATCG TGCCCAACTAACCAAAGCCTACCAGACTGCTGCTGTTCTATTTGAAGTTTTAAAAGCAGTTACCCAACAACATGCTGTTGAAGTTGACCATGAG ATCTTGGAAGCTGCTGATAAGGTTAAAGAGAAGACGAAGATTTATCTCCCTTTTAATATTCTCCCTCTTGATCCGGATAGCGGCAATCAGGCCATCATGAAATTTCCAGAG ATCCAAGCTGCTGCCTCTGCTCTTCGTAATACCAGGGGTCTTCCATGGCCCAAAAATTATGAGCATAAAGTGAACGAGGACCTTTTGGACTGGCTGCAAGCTATGTTTGGCTTTCAG ACAGATAGTGTTTCGAATCAAAGGGAACATTTGATTTTACTTCTTGCTAACATACATATACGAAGAAATCCGAAGACTGATCAACAATCCaag TTGGATGACAACGCACTAAATGATGTGATGAAAAGATTATTTAAGAATTACAAGAAGTGGTGCACATATCTTGGTCGCAAGAGCAGCCTTTG GTTGCCAACAATTCAGCAGGAGATGCAACAACGAAAATTACTGTATATGGGTCTCTACCTTCTCATCTGGGGTGAAGCTGCAAACTTGCGATTTATGCCAGAGTGCATTTGCTACATATATCACCAT ATGGCATTTGAGATGTATGGTATGTTAGCTGGAAATGTGAGTGCCTTGACGGGTGAATATGTGAAGCCAGCCTATGGCGGTGAGAAAGAAGCCTTTCTGAGAAAAGTTGTTACACCAATATACCACACCATAGCAAAG GAAGCTGAAAGgagcaaaagagagaaaggaaatcATTCTGAGTGGAGAAACTATGATGATCTTAATGAATACTTCTG GTCTGCCGACTGCTTTCGGCTGGGTTGGCCTATGCGAGCTGATGCTGACTTCTTTTATCAACCTTCAAACTTAGCTGACGAAAGAAATGAA ACCACAAGAGTAGTCAGACAGAAAGGAAAGGTCAACTTTGTCGAGCTACGTTCATTTTGGCACATATTCAGGAGTTTCGATAGACTGTGGAGCTTGTTTATTTTAGCTCTTCAG GTTATGATAATTCTTGCTTGGAATGGAGGCTCGTTGGCCAATATTTTTGATTATGTTGTTTTCAAGAAGATTTTGAGTATCTTTATCACTTCAGCTATACTAAACCTTGGGCAAG CTACACTTGATATTATCTTCAATTGGAAGGCCAGGAGGACAATGGAATTTGCAGTTAAGCTCAGATATTTTCTCAAGTTCACAATGGCAGCCTTGTGGGTGGTATTACTACCAGTTACATATGCTTACACTTGGGAAAATCCAACTGGAATTATTAGAGCCATCAAAAGTTGGTTCGGAAATGGACAAAATCACCCGCCCTTATTCGTCATTTCAGTAGTCATGTATTTGTCACCGAGTATGCTTTCtgctattctttttcttcttccattTCTCCGCCGGAAACTTGAAAGTTCAGACTTCAAGCTCGTGAGGTTGATCATGTGGTGGTCTCAG CCTCGTCTGTTTGTTGGTAGGGGAATGCATGAAAGTGCTTTCTCACTTTTCAT GTACACCATGTTCTGGATTGCTCTTCTCTTGACAAAGTTTGCATTTAGCTACTATGTAGAG ATCAAACCTCTTGTTGAACCCACCAAGGACATCATGAAGTCCCCTATACATACTTACCGGTGGCATGAGTTTTTCCCGAGAG AAAAGAGCAACATTGGTGTTGTTATTGCACTTTGGGCCCCAATCATTCTG GTCTATTTCATGGATACACAAATTTGGTATACAATTTTCTCCACTCTGCTTGGTGGAATTTATGGTGCTTTCCAACGACTTGGAGAG ATTCGCACACTGGGAATGCTACGATCTCGCTTTGATTCGATACCTTTAGCCTTTAACTCATGTCTAATCCCTGTTGAAACATCTGATGCAAAAAGGAAGAAAGGTCTGAAGTCTTACTTACACAATCGTTTCAAGGAG ATGGAACATGCGGACAAGGAGAATATAGCTGCAAGGTTTGCACAGATGTGGAATGAAATTGTCACTAGCTTTCGAGAAgaagaccttataaacaacag GGAGAAGGAGCTTCTACTCGTCCCATATGTGTCTGATCAGGCCCTTGGTGTCGTGCAATGGCCTCCATTTTTACTTGCTAGCAAG ATACCCATAGCAGTCGCCATGGCTAAAGATAGCAACGGCAAAGATCGAGATCTGAAAAAGAGGCTTGACAATGATTATTATTTTTCGTGTGCAATTGAGGAATGTTATAAGTCATtcaagaatatcatcaatggTCTTGTACAGGGCGAACCGGAGAAAAG GGTCATAAGtaaaatatttgaagaagttGATAAATGCATTGCTGAGGACAAAGTTATTACAGATTTGAATATGCGTGCCCTGCCAGATCTCTACAATAAGTTTGTTGAGTTGGTAAACTACTTG GAGAAAAATGATGAGAAAGACAGAAGTGCTGTAATAAAGATTTTTCAAGATATGCTGGAGATTTTAACAAGAGATATATTTGAGGACCAGCTTAG TATTGTGGAGTCAAATCATGGAGGCTCATATCGAAGGAACGAGGACACAACCACATGGGACCAAGAGTACCAGTTATTTCAGCCTTCTGGGGCTATCAAATTTCCCCTAAAAGTCACAGACACAGATGCTTGGCTAGAAAAG ATAAAAAGGCTGGAACTACTTCTTACTGTGAAAGAATCTGCTATGGATGTTCCTTCAAATCTAGAAGCCAGAAGGCGTCTTACCTTTTTCACCAACTCCTTATTTATGGATATGCCTGATGCACCTAAAGTCCGAAACATGCTCTCATTTTC CGCATTGACTCCGTATTACAATGAACCTGTTCTTTTCTCTATAAAAGAACTTGAGGAGGAAAACGAAGATGGAGTTTCCACCCTATTCTACCTACAAAAAATTTATCCAG ATGAATGGAAAAACTTTCAGGAAAGGGTTGGTTGGGAGGAAGAACTTAAAGAGAGTGAAGAACTTATGGAGGAGCTTCGTCTATGGGCTTCGTACAGAGGTCAAACACTAGCTCGAACAG TTAGAGGCATGATGTACTACCGGAAAGCTTTGATTCTTGAAGCATTTTTAGATATGGCCAAACGTGAAG ATCTCATGGAAGGGTACAAAGCAGCTGAGTCTGTAACTGATGAACAGTGGAAGATACACCAGAGATCCTTATTTGCTCAATGCGAAGCAGTGGCTGACATGAAGTTCACCTATGTGGTTTCATGCCAGCAATATGGAAATGATAAGCGTGCTGCTCTTTCTAGTGCCCAAGACATATTGCAGCTGATGAGGAA CTACTCTTCTCTCCGTGTAGCATATATTGATGAGGTGGAAGAAGTAGGAGACAAGAAAATGGAGACAGCTTATTATTCCACTTTGGTAAAGGTTGCTCTAACTAAGGATTCGGAATCTGTAGATCCAGTACAAAATCTTGATCAG GTCATATATCGGATAAAACTTCCAGGCCCTGCAATGTTGGGAGAAGGAAAGCCTGAAAATCAAAATCATGCGATAATTTTCACCCGTGGTGAAGGGTTGCAGACCATAGATATGAACCAG GATAACTATATGGAAGAAGCTCTTAAAATGAGAAACCTGCTCCAAGAGTTCCTTAAAGAGCATGGAGTGCGGCGTCCATCTATACTTGGAGTTAGAGAGCATATTTTTACTGGCAG TGTATCTTCCCTTGCGTGGTTTATGTCAAATCAGGAGCACAGTTTTGTGACTATCGGGCAGCGTCTGCTTGCAAACCCTCTGAA GGTCCGCTTCCACTATGGGCATCCTGATGTATTTGATAGGCTTTTCCATCTAACAAGGGGTGGTGTCAGTAAGGCATCAAAAAGTATCAACTTAAGTGAAGATATTTTTGCAG GCTATAACTCAACTCTTCGTGGAGGCAATGTAACACACCATGAATATGTGCAAGTTGGTAAAGGAAGAGATGTCGGACTAAATCAGATCTCTAAGTTTGAGGCTAAAGTGGCAAATGGAAATGGTGAGCAGACTCTTAGCCGTGATATCTACCGGCTTGGGCACCGCTTTGATTTCTTCAGGATGCTATCGTGCTACTTCACAACCGTGGGTTTTTATTTTAGTACACTG TTGACGGTTGTCACAGTTTATGTATTTCTGTATGGGCGCCTTTATCTTGCTCTTAGTGGACTTGAAGTGGGGCTATCACATGGAAGATTCATTCATAACCATCCTCTTCAAGTTGCTCTTGCCTCACAGTCTCTTGTTCAGCTTGGTTTTCTGATGGCTCTTCCCATGATGATGGAAATTGGTCTCGAAAGAGGATTTGGGAAGGCACTAAGTGAATTTATCATGATGAATTTGCAATTGGCTGCTGTGTTTTTTACATTTTCCCTAGGCACTAAGACTCACTACTATGGAAGAATGTTGCTTCATGGAGGTGCTCAGTACAGAGGTACTGGTAGAGGATTTGTTGTCTTTCACGCCAAGTTCGCAGAGAACTATAGACTTTATTCTCGCAGCCACTTTGTTAAAGGGATTGAGCTGATGATTCTGCTCATCATATACCAATTATTTGGTCAATCTTATCGCTCAACCATTGCATATATTTTTATTACCTTCTGTATGTGGTTCCTAGTGTTGACATGGCTATTTGCACCCTTCCTTTTCAACCCCTCGGGATTTGAGTGGGCAAAAATCGTTGATGATTGGTCTGATTGGAATAAGTGGATCAGCAATCGTGGTGGGATCGGTGTGTCCCCAGACAAGAGCTGGGAATCTTGGTGGGAAATGGAGCAAGAGCATTTGAAGTATTCAGGAACAATAGGAATTTTTCTTGAGATAATTTTGGCTGTGCGGTTTTTCATATACCAGTATGGCCTTATTTACCACTTGCATATCACAGGCAACAACAAAAGTATCTTG GTATATTTAATCTCATGGCTTGTAATTGTGGTGGTTCTGCTTGTTATGAAG
- the LOC120693040 gene encoding callose synthase 3-like isoform X2, with protein sequence MAFEMYGMLAGNVSALTGEYVKPAYGGEKEAFLRKVVTPIYHTIAKEAERSKREKGNHSEWRNYDDLNEYFWSADCFRLGWPMRADADFFYQPSNLADERNETTRVVRQKGKVNFVELRSFWHIFRSFDRLWSLFILALQVMIILAWNGGSLANIFDYVVFKKILSIFITSAILNLGQATLDIIFNWKARRTMEFAVKLRYFLKFTMAALWVVLLPVTYAYTWENPTGIIRAIKSWFGNGQNHPPLFVISVVMYLSPSMLSAILFLLPFLRRKLESSDFKLVRLIMWWSQPRLFVGRGMHESAFSLFMYTMFWIALLLTKFAFSYYVEIKPLVEPTKDIMKSPIHTYRWHEFFPREKSNIGVVIALWAPIILVYFMDTQIWYTIFSTLLGGIYGAFQRLGEIRTLGMLRSRFDSIPLAFNSCLIPVETSDAKRKKGLKSYLHNRFKEMEHADKENIAARFAQMWNEIVTSFREEDLINNREKELLLVPYVSDQALGVVQWPPFLLASKIPIAVAMAKDSNGKDRDLKKRLDNDYYFSCAIEECYKSFKNIINGLVQGEPEKRVISKIFEEVDKCIAEDKVITDLNMRALPDLYNKFVELVNYLEKNDEKDRSAVIKIFQDMLEILTRDIFEDQLSIVESNHGGSYRRNEDTTTWDQEYQLFQPSGAIKFPLKVTDTDAWLEKIKRLELLLTVKESAMDVPSNLEARRRLTFFTNSLFMDMPDAPKVRNMLSFSALTPYYNEPVLFSIKELEEENEDGVSTLFYLQKIYPDEWKNFQERVGWEEELKESEELMEELRLWASYRGQTLARTVRGMMYYRKALILEAFLDMAKREDLMEGYKAAESVTDEQWKIHQRSLFAQCEAVADMKFTYVVSCQQYGNDKRAALSSAQDILQLMRNYSSLRVAYIDEVEEVGDKKMETAYYSTLVKVALTKDSESVDPVQNLDQVIYRIKLPGPAMLGEGKPENQNHAIIFTRGEGLQTIDMNQDNYMEEALKMRNLLQEFLKEHGVRRPSILGVREHIFTGSVSSLAWFMSNQEHSFVTIGQRLLANPLKVRFHYGHPDVFDRLFHLTRGGVSKASKSINLSEDIFAGYNSTLRGGNVTHHEYVQVGKGRDVGLNQISKFEAKVANGNGEQTLSRDIYRLGHRFDFFRMLSCYFTTVGFYFSTLLTVVTVYVFLYGRLYLALSGLEVGLSHGRFIHNHPLQVALASQSLVQLGFLMALPMMMEIGLERGFGKALSEFIMMNLQLAAVFFTFSLGTKTHYYGRMLLHGGAQYRGTGRGFVVFHAKFAENYRLYSRSHFVKGIELMILLIIYQLFGQSYRSTIAYIFITFCMWFLVLTWLFAPFLFNPSGFEWAKIVDDWSDWNKWISNRGGIGVSPDKSWESWWEMEQEHLKYSGTIGIFLEIILAVRFFIYQYGLIYHLHITGNNKSILVYLISWLVIVVVLLVMKTVSVGRQRFSADFQLFFRLIKFLIFVSFTAVLIVLIVLFQMTLQDIFVCFLAFLPTGWGILLIAQACKPLARQVGLWGSVRALARAYEIIMGVLLFTPITIFAWFPFVSEFQTRMLFNQAFSRGLQISRILGGQKKERSSRNKD encoded by the exons ATGGCATTTGAGATGTATGGTATGTTAGCTGGAAATGTGAGTGCCTTGACGGGTGAATATGTGAAGCCAGCCTATGGCGGTGAGAAAGAAGCCTTTCTGAGAAAAGTTGTTACACCAATATACCACACCATAGCAAAG GAAGCTGAAAGgagcaaaagagagaaaggaaatcATTCTGAGTGGAGAAACTATGATGATCTTAATGAATACTTCTG GTCTGCCGACTGCTTTCGGCTGGGTTGGCCTATGCGAGCTGATGCTGACTTCTTTTATCAACCTTCAAACTTAGCTGACGAAAGAAATGAA ACCACAAGAGTAGTCAGACAGAAAGGAAAGGTCAACTTTGTCGAGCTACGTTCATTTTGGCACATATTCAGGAGTTTCGATAGACTGTGGAGCTTGTTTATTTTAGCTCTTCAG GTTATGATAATTCTTGCTTGGAATGGAGGCTCGTTGGCCAATATTTTTGATTATGTTGTTTTCAAGAAGATTTTGAGTATCTTTATCACTTCAGCTATACTAAACCTTGGGCAAG CTACACTTGATATTATCTTCAATTGGAAGGCCAGGAGGACAATGGAATTTGCAGTTAAGCTCAGATATTTTCTCAAGTTCACAATGGCAGCCTTGTGGGTGGTATTACTACCAGTTACATATGCTTACACTTGGGAAAATCCAACTGGAATTATTAGAGCCATCAAAAGTTGGTTCGGAAATGGACAAAATCACCCGCCCTTATTCGTCATTTCAGTAGTCATGTATTTGTCACCGAGTATGCTTTCtgctattctttttcttcttccattTCTCCGCCGGAAACTTGAAAGTTCAGACTTCAAGCTCGTGAGGTTGATCATGTGGTGGTCTCAG CCTCGTCTGTTTGTTGGTAGGGGAATGCATGAAAGTGCTTTCTCACTTTTCAT GTACACCATGTTCTGGATTGCTCTTCTCTTGACAAAGTTTGCATTTAGCTACTATGTAGAG ATCAAACCTCTTGTTGAACCCACCAAGGACATCATGAAGTCCCCTATACATACTTACCGGTGGCATGAGTTTTTCCCGAGAG AAAAGAGCAACATTGGTGTTGTTATTGCACTTTGGGCCCCAATCATTCTG GTCTATTTCATGGATACACAAATTTGGTATACAATTTTCTCCACTCTGCTTGGTGGAATTTATGGTGCTTTCCAACGACTTGGAGAG ATTCGCACACTGGGAATGCTACGATCTCGCTTTGATTCGATACCTTTAGCCTTTAACTCATGTCTAATCCCTGTTGAAACATCTGATGCAAAAAGGAAGAAAGGTCTGAAGTCTTACTTACACAATCGTTTCAAGGAG ATGGAACATGCGGACAAGGAGAATATAGCTGCAAGGTTTGCACAGATGTGGAATGAAATTGTCACTAGCTTTCGAGAAgaagaccttataaacaacag GGAGAAGGAGCTTCTACTCGTCCCATATGTGTCTGATCAGGCCCTTGGTGTCGTGCAATGGCCTCCATTTTTACTTGCTAGCAAG ATACCCATAGCAGTCGCCATGGCTAAAGATAGCAACGGCAAAGATCGAGATCTGAAAAAGAGGCTTGACAATGATTATTATTTTTCGTGTGCAATTGAGGAATGTTATAAGTCATtcaagaatatcatcaatggTCTTGTACAGGGCGAACCGGAGAAAAG GGTCATAAGtaaaatatttgaagaagttGATAAATGCATTGCTGAGGACAAAGTTATTACAGATTTGAATATGCGTGCCCTGCCAGATCTCTACAATAAGTTTGTTGAGTTGGTAAACTACTTG GAGAAAAATGATGAGAAAGACAGAAGTGCTGTAATAAAGATTTTTCAAGATATGCTGGAGATTTTAACAAGAGATATATTTGAGGACCAGCTTAG TATTGTGGAGTCAAATCATGGAGGCTCATATCGAAGGAACGAGGACACAACCACATGGGACCAAGAGTACCAGTTATTTCAGCCTTCTGGGGCTATCAAATTTCCCCTAAAAGTCACAGACACAGATGCTTGGCTAGAAAAG ATAAAAAGGCTGGAACTACTTCTTACTGTGAAAGAATCTGCTATGGATGTTCCTTCAAATCTAGAAGCCAGAAGGCGTCTTACCTTTTTCACCAACTCCTTATTTATGGATATGCCTGATGCACCTAAAGTCCGAAACATGCTCTCATTTTC CGCATTGACTCCGTATTACAATGAACCTGTTCTTTTCTCTATAAAAGAACTTGAGGAGGAAAACGAAGATGGAGTTTCCACCCTATTCTACCTACAAAAAATTTATCCAG ATGAATGGAAAAACTTTCAGGAAAGGGTTGGTTGGGAGGAAGAACTTAAAGAGAGTGAAGAACTTATGGAGGAGCTTCGTCTATGGGCTTCGTACAGAGGTCAAACACTAGCTCGAACAG TTAGAGGCATGATGTACTACCGGAAAGCTTTGATTCTTGAAGCATTTTTAGATATGGCCAAACGTGAAG ATCTCATGGAAGGGTACAAAGCAGCTGAGTCTGTAACTGATGAACAGTGGAAGATACACCAGAGATCCTTATTTGCTCAATGCGAAGCAGTGGCTGACATGAAGTTCACCTATGTGGTTTCATGCCAGCAATATGGAAATGATAAGCGTGCTGCTCTTTCTAGTGCCCAAGACATATTGCAGCTGATGAGGAA CTACTCTTCTCTCCGTGTAGCATATATTGATGAGGTGGAAGAAGTAGGAGACAAGAAAATGGAGACAGCTTATTATTCCACTTTGGTAAAGGTTGCTCTAACTAAGGATTCGGAATCTGTAGATCCAGTACAAAATCTTGATCAG GTCATATATCGGATAAAACTTCCAGGCCCTGCAATGTTGGGAGAAGGAAAGCCTGAAAATCAAAATCATGCGATAATTTTCACCCGTGGTGAAGGGTTGCAGACCATAGATATGAACCAG GATAACTATATGGAAGAAGCTCTTAAAATGAGAAACCTGCTCCAAGAGTTCCTTAAAGAGCATGGAGTGCGGCGTCCATCTATACTTGGAGTTAGAGAGCATATTTTTACTGGCAG TGTATCTTCCCTTGCGTGGTTTATGTCAAATCAGGAGCACAGTTTTGTGACTATCGGGCAGCGTCTGCTTGCAAACCCTCTGAA GGTCCGCTTCCACTATGGGCATCCTGATGTATTTGATAGGCTTTTCCATCTAACAAGGGGTGGTGTCAGTAAGGCATCAAAAAGTATCAACTTAAGTGAAGATATTTTTGCAG GCTATAACTCAACTCTTCGTGGAGGCAATGTAACACACCATGAATATGTGCAAGTTGGTAAAGGAAGAGATGTCGGACTAAATCAGATCTCTAAGTTTGAGGCTAAAGTGGCAAATGGAAATGGTGAGCAGACTCTTAGCCGTGATATCTACCGGCTTGGGCACCGCTTTGATTTCTTCAGGATGCTATCGTGCTACTTCACAACCGTGGGTTTTTATTTTAGTACACTG TTGACGGTTGTCACAGTTTATGTATTTCTGTATGGGCGCCTTTATCTTGCTCTTAGTGGACTTGAAGTGGGGCTATCACATGGAAGATTCATTCATAACCATCCTCTTCAAGTTGCTCTTGCCTCACAGTCTCTTGTTCAGCTTGGTTTTCTGATGGCTCTTCCCATGATGATGGAAATTGGTCTCGAAAGAGGATTTGGGAAGGCACTAAGTGAATTTATCATGATGAATTTGCAATTGGCTGCTGTGTTTTTTACATTTTCCCTAGGCACTAAGACTCACTACTATGGAAGAATGTTGCTTCATGGAGGTGCTCAGTACAGAGGTACTGGTAGAGGATTTGTTGTCTTTCACGCCAAGTTCGCAGAGAACTATAGACTTTATTCTCGCAGCCACTTTGTTAAAGGGATTGAGCTGATGATTCTGCTCATCATATACCAATTATTTGGTCAATCTTATCGCTCAACCATTGCATATATTTTTATTACCTTCTGTATGTGGTTCCTAGTGTTGACATGGCTATTTGCACCCTTCCTTTTCAACCCCTCGGGATTTGAGTGGGCAAAAATCGTTGATGATTGGTCTGATTGGAATAAGTGGATCAGCAATCGTGGTGGGATCGGTGTGTCCCCAGACAAGAGCTGGGAATCTTGGTGGGAAATGGAGCAAGAGCATTTGAAGTATTCAGGAACAATAGGAATTTTTCTTGAGATAATTTTGGCTGTGCGGTTTTTCATATACCAGTATGGCCTTATTTACCACTTGCATATCACAGGCAACAACAAAAGTATCTTG GTATATTTAATCTCATGGCTTGTAATTGTGGTGGTTCTGCTTGTTATGAAG